From Brassica oleracea var. oleracea cultivar TO1000 chromosome C3, BOL, whole genome shotgun sequence, a single genomic window includes:
- the LOC106328795 gene encoding uncharacterized protein LOC106328795 isoform X2, giving the protein MPGTIQVSVLGLVDVQTASSTTSIKVAMGKIEYRTSDSGDYIFPVTRLQENLIVTLLDVNGNGILHKEIETRMIIESGFLEEKLSFNGYGNVQLKMQFVLSEEDRNRIRFLRQSALRKNHKELVGGSSFTKSKSIASDLSSLSPMQTRDTLAAASPKTTLALSQETEVKTSADREPVSSNLITWKAEVKGITEKKKKNQPSSSDVSLSKKLPEVKKLESVSLLKQEDKGLRKPEKIANRKPMRRSLSETNLSNVRKMISTFEVKVTQDTNLLMGKSQIEDVKEKAKAQSQPKSSANIEKPKERKISSDTTEICDHIVTVSREKRPLVIEHKSPEESARRSDSLSKQRIKRSSVVEVSNDEKKQSKPVRLKDSHLENARGSRLWIFPDEAKDVLQKKTEESKKANTGERGLSCRSIEKMNINNKWKNIERLKKQKSQASADSESSRGPVVHVMRALIVVGFAGLVFLTRK; this is encoded by the exons ATGCCAGGAACTATACAAGTTTCAG TTCTGGGTCTTGTTGATGTTCAGACAGCTTCTTCAACCACTTCCATTAAAG TTGCTATGGGGAAGATAGAGTATCGAACATCGGATTCAGGAGACTACATTTT TCCAGTCACGAGGCTCCAGGAAAACTTGATTGTTACATTGTTAGATGTCAATGGTAACGGAATATTACACAAAG AGATAGAGACCAGGATGATCATAGAGAGTGGCTTCTTGGAAGAGAAACTTTCATTCAATGGCTATGGAAACGTCCAGCTGAAAATGCAGTTTGTTCTTAGTGAAGAAGATCGAAACCGCATACGTTTCCTG AGACAATCTGCATTGAGAAAGAATCACAAGGAGCTTGTAGGTGGCAGTTCTTTTACCAAATCTAAAAGCATTGCTTCAG ATCTGTCTTCTCTAAGTCCAATGCAAACCCGAGACACCTTGGCTGCTGCTAGTCCAAAGACAACTCTTGCTCTGTCTCAGGAGACAGAGGTTAAA ACTAGTGCAGATAGAGAACCGGTTTCGTCAAATCTTATAACCTGGAAGGCTGAAGTAAAGGGTATAACTGAGAAGAAGAAGAAAAATCAGCCATCTTCTTCAGATGTTTCTTTAAGCAAGAAGCTCCCGGAAGTTAAGAAACTAGAGAGTGTATCATTACTGAAGCAAGAAGATAAAGGCTTGAGAAAACCGGAAAAGATCGCTAATAGGAAGCCAATGCGCCGGAGTTTGTCAGAGACAAACTTGAGCAATGTTCGGAAAATGATTAGCACCTTTGAAGTTAAAGTGACTCAG GATACAAATCTTCTGATGGGGAAGAGTCAAATTGAAGATGTGAAGGAAAAGGCTAAGGCGCAGTCACAACCAAAAAGCTCTGCTAATATAGAGAAACCAAAAGAAAGGAAGATAAGTTCTGATACCACAGAGATATGTGATCATATAGTAACAGTTTCAAGAGAGAAAAGGCCACTGGTTATAGAGCATAAGAGCCCTGAAGAGAGCGCTAGAAGAAGTGACTCTTTAAGTAAGCAGAGAATAAAGAGAAGCTCGGTGGTGGAAGTAAGCAATGATGAGAAGAAACAGAGCAAACCTGTGCGTTTGAAGGATTCTCATCTTGAGAATGCACGAGGGTCACGTCTCTGGATATTTCCTGATGAGGCAAAGGATGTGTTACAGAAGAAGACAGAAGAATCCAAGAAGGCAAACACCGGTGAG AGGGGATTAAGCTGCAGAAGCATTGAGAAAATGAATATCAACAACAAGTGGAAGAACATTGAGAGATTGAAGAAACAGAAATCTCAGGCATCTGCAGATTCAGAAAGTTCTAGAGGACCTGTTGTACAT GTGATGCGTGCATTGATTGTGGTGGGTTTTGCAGGCTTAGTGTTTTTGACACGGAAATGA
- the LOC106328795 gene encoding uncharacterized protein LOC106328795 isoform X1 — MPGTIQVSVLGLVDVQTASSTTSIKVAMGKIEYRTSDSGDYIFPVTRLQENLIVTLLDVNGNGILHKEIETRMIIESGFLEEKLSFNGYGNVQLKMQFVLSEEDRNRIRFLRQSALRKNHKELVGGSSFTKSKSIASDVMRDLSSLSPMQTRDTLAAASPKTTLALSQETEVKTSADREPVSSNLITWKAEVKGITEKKKKNQPSSSDVSLSKKLPEVKKLESVSLLKQEDKGLRKPEKIANRKPMRRSLSETNLSNVRKMISTFEVKVTQDTNLLMGKSQIEDVKEKAKAQSQPKSSANIEKPKERKISSDTTEICDHIVTVSREKRPLVIEHKSPEESARRSDSLSKQRIKRSSVVEVSNDEKKQSKPVRLKDSHLENARGSRLWIFPDEAKDVLQKKTEESKKANTGERGLSCRSIEKMNINNKWKNIERLKKQKSQASADSESSRGPVVHVMRALIVVGFAGLVFLTRK; from the exons ATGCCAGGAACTATACAAGTTTCAG TTCTGGGTCTTGTTGATGTTCAGACAGCTTCTTCAACCACTTCCATTAAAG TTGCTATGGGGAAGATAGAGTATCGAACATCGGATTCAGGAGACTACATTTT TCCAGTCACGAGGCTCCAGGAAAACTTGATTGTTACATTGTTAGATGTCAATGGTAACGGAATATTACACAAAG AGATAGAGACCAGGATGATCATAGAGAGTGGCTTCTTGGAAGAGAAACTTTCATTCAATGGCTATGGAAACGTCCAGCTGAAAATGCAGTTTGTTCTTAGTGAAGAAGATCGAAACCGCATACGTTTCCTG AGACAATCTGCATTGAGAAAGAATCACAAGGAGCTTGTAGGTGGCAGTTCTTTTACCAAATCTAAAAGCATTGCTTCAG ATGTTATGAGAGATCTGTCTTCTCTAAGTCCAATGCAAACCCGAGACACCTTGGCTGCTGCTAGTCCAAAGACAACTCTTGCTCTGTCTCAGGAGACAGAGGTTAAA ACTAGTGCAGATAGAGAACCGGTTTCGTCAAATCTTATAACCTGGAAGGCTGAAGTAAAGGGTATAACTGAGAAGAAGAAGAAAAATCAGCCATCTTCTTCAGATGTTTCTTTAAGCAAGAAGCTCCCGGAAGTTAAGAAACTAGAGAGTGTATCATTACTGAAGCAAGAAGATAAAGGCTTGAGAAAACCGGAAAAGATCGCTAATAGGAAGCCAATGCGCCGGAGTTTGTCAGAGACAAACTTGAGCAATGTTCGGAAAATGATTAGCACCTTTGAAGTTAAAGTGACTCAG GATACAAATCTTCTGATGGGGAAGAGTCAAATTGAAGATGTGAAGGAAAAGGCTAAGGCGCAGTCACAACCAAAAAGCTCTGCTAATATAGAGAAACCAAAAGAAAGGAAGATAAGTTCTGATACCACAGAGATATGTGATCATATAGTAACAGTTTCAAGAGAGAAAAGGCCACTGGTTATAGAGCATAAGAGCCCTGAAGAGAGCGCTAGAAGAAGTGACTCTTTAAGTAAGCAGAGAATAAAGAGAAGCTCGGTGGTGGAAGTAAGCAATGATGAGAAGAAACAGAGCAAACCTGTGCGTTTGAAGGATTCTCATCTTGAGAATGCACGAGGGTCACGTCTCTGGATATTTCCTGATGAGGCAAAGGATGTGTTACAGAAGAAGACAGAAGAATCCAAGAAGGCAAACACCGGTGAG AGGGGATTAAGCTGCAGAAGCATTGAGAAAATGAATATCAACAACAAGTGGAAGAACATTGAGAGATTGAAGAAACAGAAATCTCAGGCATCTGCAGATTCAGAAAGTTCTAGAGGACCTGTTGTACAT GTGATGCGTGCATTGATTGTGGTGGGTTTTGCAGGCTTAGTGTTTTTGACACGGAAATGA